CCTATGCAtacctaatctcccatcaatcaTTCATGTTGGGTCCAAGAGCAAGAAAAAGGAGGGGGGACTGTGGTGGGTGAAAGACGTTCTACAGCTAGCAAGAACGAATGGAATTCGTCGGCAATAATTCAGCTTAAGCTAATTAGGCTGATCAGAAAAAGTACCTGCATACAATTGCCAATATTGATGATAAAGGCATCTGGAATTGGTTTAGCAGGGATCCATTCTCCATCTGATCTGCGGCCTATTTGCAGCCCTCCAACATCATCTTGGGATAAGACCGTCAAGGCACCTCCATCCTTGTGCCTACCTACACCAAGAGCTAGGTGGGGTGCAGGACAAGGAGGGTAATGGTTGAACCTAGCAAAGCTGATTTGGTCTTTGAAGTAACCATTTAACCTATCAGCAGGCAACCCTAAGCTCAAAGAGATAAGCTCCAGCAACTTGAAAGCTAGTTTTTCCACCTGTCTTGTATAATCTTGGCACAGCTCCCTGACCAAAACAACGAATTACACTAATTAACATAATAAGATTAAGGAGTTAATTACTCATGTCCATACATAAGaagatgaaagaagaaaatgaagaccTGAATTCAGAAGGTTTGTGTGGCCATTGATTAGTCATAGCCCTTAGCTCTTTATCATCAGGATCACCAGAGGCAGGAATTAAAGTTGGATCTACCACCAAGAAGTCAAAAACCTCCTTCCAGTCCCTAATATTTTTGGTGTGCTCACTATCATGATACCCCATAGGATTCACCT
This region of Populus trichocarpa isolate Nisqually-1 chromosome 9, P.trichocarpa_v4.1, whole genome shotgun sequence genomic DNA includes:
- the LOC18102122 gene encoding naringenin,2-oxoglutarate 3-dioxygenase isoform X2, whose protein sequence is MGEIDPEFIQETEYRPKFKTIEADEEIPVIDLSVSTPSATKEVVSKIGEACKKWGFFQVINHGVPLELRQKIERVAKEFFDQPMEEKRKVKRDEVNPMGYHDSEHTKNIRDWKEVFDFLVVDPTLIPASGDPDDKELRAMTNQWPHKPSEFRELCQDYTRQVEKLAFKLLELISLSLGLPADRLNGYFKDQISFARFNHYPPCPAPHLALGVGRHKDGGALTVLSQDDVGGLQIGRRSDGEWIPAKPIPDAFIINIGNCMQL